The DNA segment CGGTTTATTTCCAGCTGATGGATGatatcagaatccatcctgctttaaggAGCTTGAGCATTAAAAGCAACAGATGATAAAACTGCAGCATGTGATTgcaataaacagaatgttatcatgcgttggtgtggatgctaatataattATCATTCTTAGTGTGAATGGGCTTTAACACtctctgtttgtttgatgttttagtCTTTCTATGACTTATGAGTGTGTGCATAACTCAGTACATACACAATTCCTCCTTGTTCTCTCATCTGCACTGTGCTCACATTAATGTGGCAACCGGTTCCGTTCCAGTCTCCTGTCATGGGTTTTGGATCTAGAGTGGCaaccactccaaagtcttcacaCACCCTGTGGAGCAGGAAACGTGCCATCCATAGTTGATCTCCCATCTCAATTCCTTCACATGGACCCACCTGGAACTCCCACTGCAGACAGAGCAAACTGTCCAGACTGGCTATCCAGAACATGATGTCTAATAACTACAATGTAACAGTTGTTACCTGAGATGGCATGACCTCTGCGTTAGTGCCACTGATTTTAATGCCAGCATACAGACAGGCTTTATAATGACACTCCACAATGTCTCTGCCAAAAGCTCGGTCAGCACCGACACTGCAGTAATACGGACCTGACAGAAAATAGACACAAAATTCAGAACAAATACAAATActgcattgttttaaatataaagatgTCACAGATGTCATTTGATTGTACAATCAGACACATAAAAATGGAAcatcaatataaaaattataaacataaaaatttcaCACACTCGAGTCTTTTGAAACCTTATGGAATACAAGAATTGATACAAGATTTAACCTTGTGGTTTGGGGAATCCCAGTCTGGGCCAGCCATAAGGGTGTCCATCCACTCCTAGAAGAGTATATTCCTGCTCCATGCCAAACCAGGGGTGAAGGTCTTTGAGCTTTTCCATGACCTTGTTACATTGGTTACGGTGGTTCGATTCTAAAGAAACAATTTCGTTTGTTAGTTCTACACAAGTTGAATTTGTATGATCACTACGAGCAATTTTATAACTCAAATGAATCTCTGCATATTTTAACTTTACAAAATTTGGTGTTTGTAGAACTTTAACAAAAGAAGGCTGTAGTTTGTATggctttttaaagtttaatttcttaactattttttttttcatcaacttCAAAAAAGAGTTCTACATGTGTTCATAAAACTAGTATACTTGTTGTAAAACATGTATACTTGTTgctttgacttaaaaaaaaacataatacatcaattttcatgatttcaaagtagattttttttttttttttttgcattatttaactgATCTAATATCCTTTTTATAGTGGGAAAATTTTACCTGCAGGTTCTCGGGTGTGTTTGAGCACCTCACATAGCACCAGTTTGTTCGGGTCCAAGAGGAAGGGGTCCCTAAACATGCAGACCGGAATCAGTAGCATGTCACTGTTGTGTCCTTTAGACTGACCTGTGCTGGAACCATCGAAATTCCATTCTGGTATGTCTgtcaaagaacaacaacaacaaaaacaaaataagaataaatacaatGTTCAAAATAAGTAAAGTGAAACCAGTTAACGCTTCGCTACCAGCAATGCTCTTTGGCTCTGAATCCATGGTTCGAGTCTTGTTACGCAGACCCTCTCCAGAGCCATCGATCCAGATGTAAGTGACCTGACAGAAGTGTCCCTGGGGCAGACTGAGGTATTGCTGCCGCAGGGCCTTGTTGAGACTAGAGCTGTCTGATACATAAGACATCTGGATCAGATTTACAGTAAGCAATGAACCTAGAGAGATAAAACAAGACAGAACATTGTGTTAATGTAGCGAActtcaatgttttaaaaagaataatcTTTTTATATGATAGATAACGGCAAGctagttgtttaataaaatagcatgacagttcattttaaagaaagtaaAGAGACACATCATTAAACTACTTTCAGCAATGTGGGATATTAGagaaaaaacagaatagaaaaacattcaaacagaCAAATGtactttgttgtttttaataatttgtagTGGCTATTTAAgtattaatgaaattatatatttaattaaaatattctgtgCAGTGATATGATGACATCAATGtattattctgaaaatattttaaataattattacattttcattgatTGCAATGGATAACAAGCAACAAACTAAATTTCAGTGTTCATTAATGTACCATATTAAATGAACCAATTAAAGACGACTTACTCAGAGGTGTATATTTGGCTCCACTTCACATGAAGACTGAAACTCGGTTCGCTTAAACAGACAAATTTAAGGCAGCCTGTAACTGAGGTTATGTTGTATAGAGGTACGTAGATAGTATGACGTAGATAGTATGCTTGATATCCACCCTTCCCTAACCAGAGATACCAAAACAGTATGAGTCATTATACATTTAACTTATAAAACCTGTTCAGCCAAACCATCTGCACTGCTGTTacaatggctttaaaaaaaaaaaaacagtgattcatTGATTGTTTGTTGGAATGCATCACTTTGTTATCAAGTCTAATGTATCTTAAGGGAATATTAGACACTTGTGCATGACCAGTGTGTTTGGTGACAAATAAACCTACTCAGCCGTTTTCTCACCTCAGCTCCCCTGAACACTCAATTACACAGTATACTTactgagagattttttttttccacttcaaaagAGACATCAGCACAAAGTTTTTTACAGTCCAATTAGCATCTGATGTGCCAGTAAACATACAAGAGTCCCAAACCTGCCGAAACAGTCATTGCTGTAAATAATCtgattatatatacaggtgctggtcatataattagaatatcatcaaaaagttgatttatttcactaattccattcaaaaagtgaaacttgtatattatattcattacacgcagactgatatatttcaaatgtttatttcttataattttgatgattataactgacaactaaggaaaatcccaaattcagtatctcagaaaattagaatattacttaagaccaatacaaagaaagggattttttagaaatcttggccaactgagaagtatgaacatgaaaagtatgagcatgtacagcactcaatacttagttggggctccttttgcctgaattactgcagcaatgcggcgtggcatggagttgatcagtctgtggcactgctttggtgttatgagagcccaggttgctctgatagtggccttcagctcttctgcattcttgggtctggcatattgcatcttcctcttcacaataccccatagattttctatggggttaaggtcaggcgagtttgctggccaattaagaacagggataccatggtccttaaaccaggtactggaagctttggcactgtgtgcaggtgccaagtcctgttggaaaatgaaatctgcatctccataaagttggtcagcagcaggaagcatgaagtgctctaaaacttccttgtatatggctgtgttgaccttggacctcagaaaacacagtggactaacaccagcagatgacatggcaccccaaaccatcactgactgtggaaactttatactggacctcaagcaacatggattactctgggaccctgatttccaaatgaaatgcaaaattgactttcatcagagaacataactttggaccactcagcagcagtccagtccttttagaagcgagacgcttctgacgctgtctgttgttcaagagaggcttgacacaaggaatgcgacagctgaaacccatgtcttgcatacgtctttgtgtagtggttcttgaagcactgactccagctgcagtacACTCTTTATGAATCTCtcccacatttttaaatgggttttgtttcacaatcctctccagggtgcggttatctctattgcttgtacactttttttgtgtcttgccctccttgtgcaaggtgtcaatggtcgccTTTtagacaactg comes from the Cyprinus carpio isolate SPL01 chromosome B21, ASM1834038v1, whole genome shotgun sequence genome and includes:
- the LOC109056015 gene encoding glutamine synthetase-like; its protein translation is MSYVSDSSSLNKALRQQYLSLPQGHFCQVTYIWIDGSGEGLRNKTRTMDSEPKSIADIPEWNFDGSSTGQSKGHNSDMLLIPVCMFRDPFLLDPNKLVLCEVLKHTREPAESNHRNQCNKVMEKLKDLHPWFGMEQEYTLLGVDGHPYGWPRLGFPKPQGPYYCSVGADRAFGRDIVECHYKACLYAGIKISGTNAEVMPSQWEFQVGPCEGIEMGDQLWMARFLLHRVCEDFGVVATLDPKPMTGDWNGTGCHINVSTVQMREQGGIVHIEKAIEKLSKRHAEHIRAYDPHDGEDNKRRLTGCHETSSIHDFSAGVANRGASIRIPRQVGQDKCGYFEDRRPAANCDPYSVTGIMAITCMLEEGKDAHELK